The Micromonospora sp. NBC_00421 DNA window CGGTGGGGATGGGGGGGAGGGGCCAGTACGGTCGGTCGGCGTCTCGGAGGGCGGCTGTGCGGAGGGCGGCGAGCTGCCTCTCCACCTCGGCGAAGTGGTCCGGGGTGAGCGGGCCGAGGCGCAGCGCGGCGGCGTTCTCCTCGACCTGGGCGACGGTGCGGCAGCCGGGAATCGGCACCGTCCGGTCGCTGCGCGCCCAGATCCAGCCGAGCGCGCCCTGTGCCAGGGTCCGCCCGTCGGCGGTGAGCGCGCCCCGCACCGCGGTGACCCGACGCAGCCACTCCGGTGCCGGCCGACCGCTGCGGAACCACTCCAGCCAGCCCGGGGCCATCCCCCGTACGTCGTCGCGGGGCAGCGTCGAGCCGGTGGTGTACTTGCCGGTGAGCAGCCCCATCCCGAGCGGGCCCCGGTTGACGCTGGCCAGGTCGTGCTTGTCGCAGGTGGCCAGCATCACCGGGGCGTCCCGCAGCACCGACAGGCTGTGCTGGATCGCGGTGGCGTGCGGGGCCACCTGGGCGAACCCGGCGGCCCGGTCGGCCCGGTCGGTGCTCCAGCCGTACGACCGGACCAGGCCGTCGGCGACCAGTTCCTCACAGGTGCCGACCAGGGCCTCCACCCGGGGCAGCGGCAGGTCGCCGAGGTGCAGTTGGTAGAGGTCGATCCGGTCGGTGTCCAGGCGGCGCAGCGAGTCGACCACCGCCCGCCGCAGATGGTCCGGGGAGGCATCCTCGCCGGTGGCCTGCCGGGACCGCTCGTCGAACGTGTATCCCCACTTGGTGGCGATCACCGCCTCGTCCCGACGGCCCGCCAACGCCCGCCCGAGGATCCGCTCACCGTGCCCCGCGCCGTACGTGTCGGCGGTGTCGAAGAGGGTGATCCCGAGGTCGAGCGCCCGCCGTACGGCGCGCACCGATTCCTCGTCGTCGACCGCGCCCCAGCCCAGCGGTTGGTGTCCCTCGGCCCAGGGGCCACCGATCGCCCAGCATCCCATGCCGAGGGCGCTGACCTCGATGCCGCTGCGACCCAACATCCGTGTCGTCACTGCCATCGCCGCATCGTGTCACCTTCGGGGCGCGCGGGGGGACGAAGCTGACGCATCGTGCCCGATCGACCACAAGCGACACCGGCGCGGCCGTTCCCGGACACCGCCGGCGCCCTCGTCACCAACAGCGCCCGCACCGGATCGACCCCACGCGGCACCGGCGGCCGACAGGCCCGGCCGCCGAGGTCAGCGCGGCAGCAGACGCGCCAGCGGCAGCGGTGTCGGCTGCCCCGGCCAGGCCCCGGTCAAGGTGGCGGCGGTCGACCCGTCACCGGGCAGCCCGTCGCCGCCCTGGTCACCGCCGGGCAGCCGGCGCGCGACGACCAGGTCGACGGTGTCGGTGACGATGCGGACCGGATCGCCGTCGACCACCTGGCGTACGCCGCCCACCACCGGGACGGCGACGCTACCGTGGACGGCCACCGCCATGGACGGCTCGCGGACCTCCCGTACGCCGTCGGTCTCGAAGTGTTCCTCGGCCTGCCCGGTGCCGGTCACGATCGCGGCGGCCAGCGCGGCGGCGTACACCGGGTCGCCGCAGGCGTCGTAGACCCAGCGGGGGCCGAGCACCGAGTGCCGGGTGGTGCCGATCAGCAACTCGTCGGCACCGGCCAGCGGCGCGCCCCGGTAGGTCAGCGGGACCTGGTACACCGGCCCGGCACCGACCCGGACCAGCATCGTCTCGATGCCCACCGCGCCGGCGGGGTCGTCGAACCGGTAGGCCGCCACCCGTGCCGGCTCGCTGTCGACCGGTCCCGCGTACCACCGCCGGCCGGGCAGCCAGGCGGTCAGGAGTTCGAGTTTGGTGGGGCGGATCTCCGCCCGGTGCAGCAGCGCCATGATCACATCCTAGGAACCGGCCGGTCCGGACGGCCAGGCGCGGGCGAGCAGCGCACGGGTGTCGGAGAGCAGTTGCGGCAGCACCTTCGTCCGGCCGATCACCGGCATGAAGTTGACGTCCCCACCCCACCGGGGCACCACGTGCTGGTGCAGGTGGGCGGCGATGCCGGCACCGGCCACCCCGCCCTGGTTCATCCCCAGGTTGAACCCGTGCGCGCTGCTGACCTGTCGGACCACCCGCATCGCGGTCTGGGTGAACACCGCCAACTCCGCCGTCTCGGCCGGGTCGAGATCGGTGTAGTCGGCCACGTGCCGGTAGGGGCAGACCAGCAGGTGCCCGGGATTGTACGGGTAGAGGTTGAGCACCACGAATACGTGCGCGCCCCGGGCGACCACCAGGCTCCGGTCAGCCGGCAGCCCGGGGGCCAGGCAGAACGGACAGCCGGCGGGCTTCTCGTAGCCGCCCTCGGGCCGGTCCTCCCCGGAGATGTAGGTCATCCGGTGCGGGGTCCAGAGCCGGTCCAGCCCGTCCGCCAGACCCTCGTCCGCCGGGCCTTCGTCCGCCGGGCTGTGGTCCGTGTCGCCGTCGAGGTGCCGCTCCGCCCCAGTCACACCGTCGATCCTACGATCCCCCGCGCGAACCGCCACCGGCCCGCCGGTGCGGGCCGGTGGCGACCGGGGTCAACTCCCGGCGGACGGCCCCGAGTTGGTACGCGAGGAGACCACCTCGAGCACGTGGCCGACCGCCTCGGCGACCGGCACCCCGTTGCGCTGGGAACCGTCGCGGTAGCGGAACGACACGGTGCCGGCGGCCACGTCGTCGTCACCGGCGATCACCATGAACGGGATCTTCTGCTGCTGCGCGGTGCGGATCTTCTTCTGCATCCGGTCGTCACCGGCGTCGACCTGGGCCCGGATGCCCTCGGCGCGCAGCGCCGCGACGAACCCGTGCAGGTAGTCGGTGTGGTCCTCGCGGATCGGGATGCCGACCACCTGCACCGGTGCCAGCCAGGCCGGGAAGGCCCCGGCGTAGTGCTCGGTGAGCACCCCGAAGAACCGCTCGATCGAGCCGAAGAGCGCCCGGTGGATCATCACCGGCCGCTGCCGGCTGCCGTCGGCCGCCTGGTATTCCAGGCCGAACCGCTCGGGCAGGTTGAAGTCGACCTGGATGGTGGACATCTGCCAGGTCCGGCCGATGGCGTCCTTGGCCTGTACGGAGATCTTCGGCCCGTAGAACGCCGCGCCACCCGGGTCGGGCACCAGGGTCAGGCCCGACTCCTGCGCGGCCGAGCGCAGCGCCTCGGTGGCCCGCTCCCAGTTCTCGTCGGTGCCGACCGACTTGTCCGGGTTTCGGGTGGACAACTCCAGATAGAAGTCGTCCAGGCCGTAGTCGCGCAGCAGTTCCAGGACGAAGGCGAGCAGCGACTTCAGCTCGCCGGCCATCTGCTCCTCGGTGCAGAAGATGTGCGCGTCGTCCTGGGTCATGCCGCGAACCCTGGTCAGGCCGTGCACCACACCGGACTTCTCGTACCGGTAGACCGTGCCGAACTCGAACATCCGCAGCGGCAGCTCCCGGTAGGAGCGGCCCCGGGACCGGAAGATCAGGTCGTGCATCGGGCAGTTCATCGGCTTGAGGTAGTAGTTCGCCCCCTCCACCTCCATGGGGGGGAACATCCCGTCGGCGTACCAGTCGAGATGCCCGGAGACCTCGTACAGGTGGCCCTTGGTGATGTGCGGGGTGTTGACGAACGCGTAGCCGGCCTGCTCGTGCTTGATCCGGGAGTAGTTCTCCATCTCCCGGCGGATGATGCCGCCCTTGGGGTGGAAGACCGCCAGGCCGGAGCCCAGTTCGTCGGGGAAGCTGAACAGGTCGAGGTCGACGCCGAGCTTGCGGTGGTCGCGCCGGGCGGCCTCCTCCAGCAGCTTCAGGTACGCCTTCAGCTCGTCCCGGGTCGGCCAGGCGGTGCCGTAGACCCGCTGGAGCTGGGGGTTCTTCTCCGAGCCCCGCCAGTACGCGGCGGCCGAGCGCATCAGCTTGAACGCGCCGATCAACCTGGTGTTCGGCAGGTGCGGGCCCCGGCACAGGTCCGACCAGCAGACCTTGTCCTCGCCGGCGGCGAG harbors:
- a CDS encoding aldo/keto reductase, yielding MAVTTRMLGRSGIEVSALGMGCWAIGGPWAEGHQPLGWGAVDDEESVRAVRRALDLGITLFDTADTYGAGHGERILGRALAGRRDEAVIATKWGYTFDERSRQATGEDASPDHLRRAVVDSLRRLDTDRIDLYQLHLGDLPLPRVEALVGTCEELVADGLVRSYGWSTDRADRAAGFAQVAPHATAIQHSLSVLRDAPVMLATCDKHDLASVNRGPLGMGLLTGKYTTGSTLPRDDVRGMAPGWLEWFRSGRPAPEWLRRVTAVRGALTADGRTLAQGALGWIWARSDRTVPIPGCRTVAQVEENAAALRLGPLTPDHFAEVERQLAALRTAALRDADRPYWPLPPIPTARP
- a CDS encoding CG0192-related protein, whose protein sequence is MALLHRAEIRPTKLELLTAWLPGRRWYAGPVDSEPARVAAYRFDDPAGAVGIETMLVRVGAGPVYQVPLTYRGAPLAGADELLIGTTRHSVLGPRWVYDACGDPVYAAALAAAIVTGTGQAEEHFETDGVREVREPSMAVAVHGSVAVPVVGGVRQVVDGDPVRIVTDTVDLVVARRLPGGDQGGDGLPGDGSTAATLTGAWPGQPTPLPLARLLPR
- a CDS encoding HIT family protein; the protein is MTGAERHLDGDTDHSPADEGPADEGLADGLDRLWTPHRMTYISGEDRPEGGYEKPAGCPFCLAPGLPADRSLVVARGAHVFVVLNLYPYNPGHLLVCPYRHVADYTDLDPAETAELAVFTQTAMRVVRQVSSAHGFNLGMNQGGVAGAGIAAHLHQHVVPRWGGDVNFMPVIGRTKVLPQLLSDTRALLARAWPSGPAGS
- the thrS gene encoding threonine--tRNA ligase, which produces MSAPRTPVVADPVVVAAGTTAADAVAAAGLPAAGPKAVVVVRDPQGQLRDLDWAPAEETTVEPVSLDSPDGLDVLRHSTAHVLAQAVQDVFPEAKLGIGPPIENGFYYDFAVDKPFQPDDLAKLEKRMQEIVKSGQRFRRRRFASLDEAKAELAAEPFKLELIDVKGEGLDTSEVMEVGGGELTIYDNLAAGEDKVCWSDLCRGPHLPNTRLIGAFKLMRSAAAYWRGSEKNPQLQRVYGTAWPTRDELKAYLKLLEEAARRDHRKLGVDLDLFSFPDELGSGLAVFHPKGGIIRREMENYSRIKHEQAGYAFVNTPHITKGHLYEVSGHLDWYADGMFPPMEVEGANYYLKPMNCPMHDLIFRSRGRSYRELPLRMFEFGTVYRYEKSGVVHGLTRVRGMTQDDAHIFCTEEQMAGELKSLLAFVLELLRDYGLDDFYLELSTRNPDKSVGTDENWERATEALRSAAQESGLTLVPDPGGAAFYGPKISVQAKDAIGRTWQMSTIQVDFNLPERFGLEYQAADGSRQRPVMIHRALFGSIERFFGVLTEHYAGAFPAWLAPVQVVGIPIREDHTDYLHGFVAALRAEGIRAQVDAGDDRMQKKIRTAQQQKIPFMVIAGDDDVAAGTVSFRYRDGSQRNGVPVAEAVGHVLEVVSSRTNSGPSAGS